In Sus scrofa isolate TJ Tabasco breed Duroc chromosome 14, Sscrofa11.1, whole genome shotgun sequence, the sequence GACAACCCTGCGCTCTGGGCTTCGACTTGTGCTCCATCTGATTTGCAGATAGTATCAGAGGAAGTGggctggaaggggcagggagggtgggggtggtagtgtggggggaggaaggagagggagccaGGAAGTCTGCATTTTTATTGACTTATCCACCTGGCCTAGGTGAGACCCTAGCCTTGGGACAGTCAAGAAAGAAACCCCTGCTATCTCTCTGagagcttttttttgttttgtttagaggtCAATTACTTCCCATTTGGGGAACTTGTGAACATTAAGAGGTGACTGGAGTGATGGGACTGAATGATGCAGATAAGAGGCTGATTGCTTACCGAGGGGCTCCCTGGTGAAAGCCCTGCCTCGGATAAGCTGTGCTCAGTAAGACACACAAAAGAGGGCAGCTTTCAGTGCGCAGGAGAGATTACAGGATGGAAGATGGGCAGCTGGGGGCGGGCTGGGTGAGCTGGGAGAGGGATGTGTTTTAAAGTGATCCTGACAGGATCACTtaaagtggggagaggggagaaggagttTTCCTTGGCTCTCCTTTCCTTTAGGGAAGAAATCTCCTTGGTGTCTGGTGAGTCTCAAACTTCCAGGCTCTCATCCAAAGAAAAAGCCACGGGTTGCACACAGACGAGGTTTTgctattgattttgttttgtttagaccAGCAAATACAGATGCCACAGCCATCTGGCCAGCAAAACAGAAAATGGCACGGGTCAATGAAGCATCTTGGGTGTATGTGAAAGCAACACTCCCTCCAACCTCCTGTACTGCTTCAGATAACTCACTGCAGTTTACAAAGTCCCAGAAACTTGCCTTAAATGCTATCTCAAACTTCTAGAAAAGATGACTCTAGCTTTGGCCTTTGCCCATTTGCTTTTCTCCATCTCTAAGTCCTAGACTATTCCCTGAACCTCTCTCAATAAATGGGGTCATTCTCACCCTAATCAACAGGCTTAATCCACCTCCTCTAAGCACCTTCTCTAAGCATCTCAGCTCAcataggattttctttctttccagagaGTTTATTGGCTGTCCGACTTGCCATGCAACGTATACCACCTTGTATTTTTAGACACCTTTCTCATGCTGGTCTCTGGTATCCAATTAGATAATAAATTCCTTACAGGCGGCACGccaatctcattttcttttatgtccCATGTTCACTGATGACTGAGTTACTGATGGTTGAACTAAGCCTCTGTCCCCTTCACTCAGAGCCTTGTCCACAGCCTTTGCCCTTCCTCTGGGGCTTTCCCATGAGGCACAAAGTGTGGGGGGAGCACGGGAGGCAAGGCCTCTTCAGAACAAGACATGTCCTTGGGTTGCAAGAGGGTGGGTGAGGAAAGGCATTTATTAATTTCCTGTGTTGCACCAAGTATTTTGCTAGTTTCATATGATGATGACCTGCATTCCCAGGTAAGGACTTTActcaaaggatttttaaaaactaacataTAATCTTTTAGAATCTGACCTTGGGAAAATTGACTACAACTCACCGAACAACGGAGGACCATACAGATGGTTACTCAGTGGCAGCCTTGAGCTTAAACTCAACTGTCATGAGGTTAGTGTCCACAAATAATTGTAAGGAATACTCCCTCCCCCCCGCCAAAGTGAAAGAAGAAGAATACTGTATGACAGTTTTCTGTGATGGAAATTTCAACtctaatctctatttttttatgtcttagcTTAATTAACTAAGGGGTATTTGTTAAGATTTcccaatttaaataaataaatacatactgtaCTTTTTAATCCCCAGGATATAACACTAGCTATAATTGAAAGATACGGCAGGGTGTTTCtaaatacactcttttttttttggcctcccccactgcatgtggaaattcccaggccagggattgaacctgtaccaccacagtgacccaagcgACGGGATCCTTAATCAGCTGCATCAAAAAAGATCTcctaaatacaattttattaacaggttttttttaaatggagaaataaaaaagagatgaaaacaaaaaggagagaaaatgtgaTGAAATGATAGTAAGGAAAAACTGTGAATAATTGCCCTGTTTTTAATGTAAACATAACATTTAAGAGATAAGCTGTCAATAGTTAGGCGGAGTTTACATAGGACCAAACAGTTCCTGTTTCCCACATTCACAGAAAACAACCATGGCAGATTCAGCAATGAGAACATGTGGGGCCAATACAATTTAATTAAACATtagaatttattaaataatagaaTTTAACTTTTGATAAAGTGATGGTCCAGGGGATAAAGAAGCAGAGTTCTTCATTGTCTCAAAAATGATATCCAAGAAAAAAGAGCCTGATTTTCCTGCTAGTACCTGCCAAAGACAACTttcttattagattccatattCCCATTAATAAAGTGAGTTAATTTTCAGTCTTCAGTTTATATGACTTTGGACATATTTGCATACGGGGaagttttaatttcctctgaagTTCCGGCTTCCCACCCATCGCGTTAGGACTTGTGGACAAGTGGAGACCCCTTCCTTGATTCCCCCATTAGAAACCTACTATCTTCTGAAAGAAAACCTATAGGgacagggtgggagggggtgaTGAGAGAAGAAATCCAGCAGAGCTGGATCCCAGTTTTGTCTCCCTGGGGAATCCTGTATGTACTGAAGACTCAGAACTTCTGGATTTCATTGTTTTAGTTTGATTTGAAATTTAGAGGTAATGGCGAGGTGAAGAGATTTTAATGGCCTACGCActaggcaaaaacacacacaagtgTATTTAGTCTACTTAAGATGCTGAGCTGTATACAAGAGATAATATGCACTTTCAGTGAGGGGAGAACTAGAACGTGGTGGAGTCCTTCTGAGAGTAATTGTGGCCTCAGAAAAAAAGGGCACCACTGGATTAAGACTGAGTCCCAGAGAGCACAGCCCTGCAGGGTGAAGGGCTGGGCGCAGGTTACACCACAGGTACCAGGACAGCCTTCCTGATCTCCCGGGTCCTCCTCTTCCAGGCTCTTCATCCCCCTTCCCCTgcgtctctctttttctccttcttcccacaCCTAATGCCTTGAACTGGGGATTCAAGGCCCTCTAGAGTCCCCCTGTCACCAccttccccaggccccagggctgcAGCGCACAAATTAAAGAGCCTTTCAGCGCCTGGGTTTGAGCCCCCAGAAGTCACCTGCCTCAGCACTGCTGTAACACCTGAAACTGCCAGCCACTCTCTATTTGGCTTCCCTCCCGCGCGGTGCTGCTTCGCGGGCGGCTGGCCAAGGCCCGGCGTTAGGTCTTTTGGGAGAAAAACTCCCCCGGATCTTTCAGCTGGATGGATCATCGGGAGCAATTCGCGGTCCAGGGGATCGCTTGGGAGAGATGTGCCATCAGGTCGCCTTTTCCATCCACGGCGGCGGCCCCTCATCCCTGTCGTGATCTGCTGGCGCAAAGGTGAGGAAGGAGCATCAGACCAGGGTGGTCTATCCGAGCCAAGATGCCTCACCAGGCCCTAACACCTTGCAGCGTGCCGGGCAGGTGACCCTGCAGGTTGGCGCTCGGCCCACCAGCGCAGAAGCCCGCGCCGGTCTGGGGTGCTGGGGGCGCGGGGCTGCAAGACGCGCCCGTGTAGCTACCACTGTAGCCAGCGCTGTAAGAAGCGCCAGCGTAGCCGCCGTAACAGGAATAGGGCGCCGCGGCCGCACGGTAGGGGCCTGGGAAGGCGGGCGCAGCCGGACCCAGGCAAGGCTTGCCATCCCGCACCAGCACGGGCACCGCGACCCGGCGCGGCGCTAGGGGGTGGCCGGCCATTTCCAGGGACTTGTCCTGGCGCTGTCTCTTGCACTTGTAGCGCCGGTTCTGGAACCAGATCTTGACCTGCGTGGACGTGAGCTGCAGCGCGCTGGCCAGGTGCTCCCGCTCGGGCGCCGACAGGTACCGCTGCTGCTTGAAGCGCCGCTCCAGCGCCAGTACCTGCGCCTGCGAGAAGAGCACGCGCGGCTTTCGCCGGGGCCGCGGCTTGGGATGCCCTGAGAAGTCCCCGCCCGcaccgctgccgctgccgctgtcGCCCACGCTGCGCTCCGGCACCAGGGTTCCGCCGGGCGGCGAGGCTGCGCTGAGGCCAGGCTCTAAATGCACAGGAAGGAACAACATCAGCGCCAGCCGAAGGCTCACTTAACGCAGTTTTCAGGGGACACACTTCTCCCCTGGTAGCCTTCACTTCGCTACCACGTCTCTCCCTTTTGCTGACCCCTCTCCCTGTCCCAGGCAGTCTGAATATTCCTTCCCCCCAAGCTCTGTCGATTTTGAACCTGCTGAGACATAACGCAGATTGCAGCTCTCCATGGCTCCCAGTGTACAGCCGTTTCCCCAGGGGTAGACTCTTGATCAAGAGTCTGAGCTtcaataaacaacaaggtcctactgtgtagcacagggaactatgatcaatatcctgggataaaccataatagaaaaatattaaaaagaatctttatatgtgtataactgagtcactttgctgtacagagaaatcaacacaacactgggaaatcaaccatacttcaggaaaaatttaaaaaattttaaaatagtctaagcttcatttttctttagaatgCCTGTATCTGGGCTGTTCACTATGATTCCTCTTCTAAAGTGTGAACGAGTTTGGGAAATTTTTGCAGCAAGCCTGTTAGAGACTGACTTTGGATTGTTcttgatggagagagagagagagaggagcaaaACTCAGTGACATGCTTGCTAAGAGTCTCCTGTCTGCCTGGTTATCCGTAATGGTCAGgagtgtttctttctctctctctctctctctctctctctctctctctctcttttttttttttttttttgtctttttagggccacacccgaggcatatggaggtttccagtctaggggtctaatcagagctgctgctgctggcctacgccacaagccagagcaacgccagatctgagctgcatctgcgacctacaccacagctcaccgctggatccttaacccactgagcaaggccagggatcgaacctgcaacctcatggttcctagtcggattcatttccactgcaccacgatgggaactcccaggtatgcTTCTTGCATTATCTGGCTTTAAGtccaaggtggggtggggggctccagTACCCTTGTCTATGTGTCATCAAGTGCTCCACAGGCACCAGGGACCTATCCCAGCTTTCTTGGACATGATGCTCTATAattcaaattaacaaaataaaagaaaacaaaacattgtcTGGCTCTTCACTCTTAGACTTGGAAACTGAGGTTCTCTTCTGCGGGAAGAATAAAGTTGAGATCCACATTTGGCTTTATAAAAAAGGGCCTTTTTCTCCTTTGGGGTCTCCCTGGCCAGCGGATGGCATAGTCTTCTCCCTGATTTCCTCTTTGGGAGGGGCAGTGCCCTGGAAGACCACCCCAGGGCAGCTGTGCTCCGAGCCCACCTCGGTGCAACCTTTCCTTTCCCTCATTGCTCCAGTCTTGGCAAAGCTCTGTTTTTAATCCAGGGAAGGTAGGAAGGACGATGAGTTTTCATGGAAACTCATGCCGGGAGAAAACCTGGAACGTGGAGGGATACAAGCccgagggggcaggggagaggcagAGCAGGACACACCTAAGTAGAGCGGGTGCTGCTTAGAACCCAACTCCATATCCACAGCCCTGCTGGCACAATCTcccttggcgggggtggggtagggtTAGGACTGTTTGATATttacatttgagaaaataaaaccttCCTTCGGAGAAGCCTGTATTCAGACAAACCGAGGACATCTCTCTgagcaaagaggaaaaatattgggAGAGTTTGTTTTCTTAGCAAGTGGAGAAGTAAGAGCTGGCCTTCAGCGACTCCGTGGAACAAGCAGGAGCCCATTTGGGAGGCACTGACCATGCAGACCCAGGGGCTTTGGGGCATCTCACACCCTCCTTGTCATAGTCTGGAGCCCCCTCTGGCCCTGCCCTGAAAGTAAGGTGGGTCTGCTGGGGGGTGGAGGTGTGCAGAGTCCCCAGGAAGGTCCCTTCCCCACGCTATCAGTGGCTGCTATAGCCCTGGTCTTGTCCTGGAGCTGGGAGCAATCCCTTCTCAGAGTCCAGCGAAGCCTCATAAGACATGCTGCCCCATAAGACATGCTGCCCAGAGTGGTGGGTGCCATCGGCTTCCAGGCTACGGCAGTGGTCAGACCCTTTCTCAGCAAAGCCAAAGTGGACAGTGAGTTAGCTGAGCAGAGCTGAGGGAGTTTAGTGTTTGAAAAATTCACAGGTTTCTCTGTGAACACAGCAAAGTTTAATGTTCTCCAGGCTCCTGCAGTCAGTGAATAACCAGCCTGCAAGCAGATAACTCAGAACtagcatctttattttcttcatgtagtCAGTTTGAGACTCAAATGGAGGGGTGGTGGCACAGCCTGGGAGAGGACTCCAGACTGGTGAGGTGCCTCTCTGGAGCCCCCAGACCCACATGGAGGCTGCCTACAGAGGCACAGAGGTTTGGCGAGAGAAGGAGTGGTTTTTTCATCCCTCGGAATAGGAATATCGAGTCTCTCCTGTCTAAGCTTCCTGGGTCCCAAGAACCAGCCCTCATTATCTGCCTGTTTCCTTCCTGCTGCTGGAGGCAGGTGCAGGGACTATATCGCATGAGGTTTCACCTTCGGAGAGTGACTGGGAGCTCAGAGTCCATAGGAGTGGTCTCCCAGAGCAGCCAAAACCCCAGCTACCCTTGCCATGCTCCCAGACACCAGGAACCCACCACCAGGGCCTACAGAGCTGTCCAGACatcacctctctttctctctctccttttttttttttttagggccacactcaaggtgTCTGGAAGTAGGTCACaaccagagcaacgcaggatctgagccgtgtctgtgacctacaccgcagctaacGCCAACgccaacgtcagatccttaacccactgagggaggccagggatggaacagcaacctcatggttcctagtcggatttgtttccgctgtgccgcaatggCAGAAGAATGAGTAGGCTGGCCAGGCCACTGGGCAAGCCCCAAGAAAAAATGGGGCTGAGATTGACCCCAGTTTCCATTCCCAAGGCGCCCCACTGCTCTGATCACCACACTTGGGCCGACGGTTTAGGGTAGAGAGATGCGGAGATGTCGGGAAAAGCTGGTGGTGAAGGAGCCCAGCTAAGATGCTGTAGAGCGTTTTGCTGTAAGAAAGAGAAGCTGGTGTTGCTGGGAACTGAGGCTGTGTGTGCTGTGATGTGTTGGTGTGAGTCAAAGGACAGGCTGTGGAAACAGAGAGGCCCAAAATTCAGGACCTCATTTTCGGTAGCGTGTCTGGAGGAGGGGTGGAGGCAGCGCAGAGTCCTGTATGTTGGCCTTTGCAAGTGAAGGAAAATGGGGCGAGGCCCTCGGAGCCAGGAAGACCAGAAGGTGTGTGTTCCCCAACTTTACTCGCACCAGTTGTTAGTGATCCAGCCCCACCCCTTCGTCTCCCCTAGGAGCCAAGATCTGTGCGTGTACTTACGTGGCTCGCCCAC encodes:
- the NKX2-6 gene encoding homeobox protein Nkx-2.6; this translates as MLLNPVTSTPFSVNDILRLESEQIGPEVLQFRGPRRSGGNSQYLRRIPEQRESEVPCTGSFGDSDRRQKGAEPPGGPCETLTEMDAEPVGEPQPGLSAASPPGGTLVPERSVGDSGSGSGAGGDFSGHPKPRPRRKPRVLFSQAQVLALERRFKQQRYLSAPEREHLASALQLTSTQVKIWFQNRRYKCKRQRQDKSLEMAGHPLAPRRVAVPVLVRDGKPCLGPAAPAFPGPYRAAAAPYSCYGGYAGASYSAGYSGSYTGASCSPAPPAPQTGAGFCAGGPSANLQGHLPGTLQGVRAW